One region of Microbacterium rhizosphaerae genomic DNA includes:
- the prfA gene encoding peptide chain release factor 1, with product MFESVQGLIDEHRAVQEELSDPAVHADAARAKRVNRRYAELSKIVHAHEAWLAASDDLDAARELAREDEAFAAEVPVLEEQLAQAQERLRRLLIPRDPDDARDVIMEIKQGEGGAESALFAADLLRMYLQYAASQGWKTEILDRNESDLGGYKDVQVAIKGSSSDPAQGVWAHLKYEGGVHRVQRVPATESQGRIHTSTTGVLVFPEVDEPDEIEINPNDLKIDVFRSSGPGGQSVNTTDSAVRITHLPTGIVVSMQNEKSQLQNREAGMRVLRARLLARQQEELDAAASDARRSQIRGMDRSERIRTYNFPENRIADHRTGYKAYNLDQVMDGALEPVIESAIRADEEERLAALGT from the coding sequence GTGTTCGAGTCCGTACAGGGCCTGATCGACGAGCACCGCGCGGTCCAGGAGGAGCTCTCCGACCCCGCGGTGCACGCCGACGCGGCGCGGGCGAAGCGCGTCAACCGGCGCTACGCCGAGCTGTCGAAGATCGTGCACGCGCACGAGGCGTGGCTCGCCGCATCCGACGACCTCGATGCGGCGCGCGAACTCGCCCGTGAGGACGAGGCCTTCGCGGCCGAGGTCCCGGTGCTCGAGGAGCAGCTCGCGCAGGCGCAGGAGCGCCTGCGGCGGCTGCTGATCCCCCGTGACCCCGACGACGCCCGCGACGTGATCATGGAGATCAAGCAGGGCGAAGGGGGAGCGGAGAGCGCACTGTTCGCGGCCGACCTCCTGCGCATGTACCTCCAGTACGCGGCCTCGCAGGGCTGGAAGACCGAGATCCTCGACCGCAACGAGTCCGACCTCGGCGGCTACAAGGACGTCCAGGTCGCGATCAAGGGCTCGAGCTCCGACCCGGCGCAGGGGGTGTGGGCCCACCTCAAGTACGAGGGCGGCGTGCACCGCGTCCAGCGCGTGCCGGCCACCGAATCCCAGGGCCGCATCCACACCTCCACGACCGGCGTGCTCGTCTTTCCCGAGGTCGACGAGCCCGACGAGATCGAGATCAATCCGAACGACCTCAAGATCGACGTGTTCCGGTCGTCCGGTCCGGGTGGGCAGTCGGTCAACACGACCGACTCGGCCGTGCGGATCACGCACCTGCCGACCGGCATCGTCGTGTCGATGCAGAACGAGAAGTCGCAGCTGCAGAATCGCGAGGCCGGCATGCGCGTCCTGCGTGCGCGCCTCCTCGCGCGCCAGCAGGAGGAGCTGGATGCGGCGGCCTCCGACGCGCGCAGGTCCCAGATCCGCGGCATGGACCGCTCCGAGCGCATCCGCACCTACAACTTCCCCGAGAACCGCATCGCCGACCATCGCACCGGCTACAAGGCGTACAACCTCGACCAGGTCATGGACGGCGCACTCGAGCCCGTCATCGAGTCCGCGATCCGCGCCGACGAGGAGGAGCGCCTCGCCGCACTCGGCACCTGA
- a CDS encoding phage holin family protein, whose amino-acid sequence MIRFLIRAAIWLVSAFLGLVVADLLLQGFFLHWDNWWGVLLAVVIFAILQSVLAPWILKMAHRFAPAFLGGIGLLSTFLALLIAVLIPAAGIGIDGPVAWIVGTLIVWLITALATWLLPGVFLKNRVQGGRA is encoded by the coding sequence GTGATCCGATTCCTCATCCGGGCAGCGATCTGGCTCGTGTCGGCATTCCTCGGTCTGGTCGTCGCCGATCTGCTGCTGCAGGGCTTCTTCCTGCACTGGGACAACTGGTGGGGCGTCCTGCTCGCCGTCGTGATCTTCGCGATCCTCCAGAGCGTCCTGGCGCCCTGGATCCTGAAGATGGCCCATCGCTTCGCGCCCGCTTTCCTCGGCGGCATCGGCCTGCTCTCCACGTTCCTGGCGCTGCTGATCGCGGTGCTGATCCCCGCGGCGGGAATCGGCATCGACGGACCGGTCGCCTGGATCGTCGGCACGCTCATCGTGTGGCTCATCACAGCCCTCGCGACGTGGCTGCTGCCGGGCGTCTTCCTCAAGAACCGGGTGCAGGGCGGGCGAGCCTGA
- a CDS encoding DNA polymerase IV: MPVRPWVLHVDLDQFIAAVEVLRHPELAGLPVIVGGRGDPTERAVVSTASYEAREFGVGSGMPLRLAARKAPDAVILPVDAAAYNAASAEVMETLRAQPGATVQVLGWDEAFVGVDADDPEAYARQLQRSVLERTRLHCSVGIGDTLVRAKIATGFGKPRGVFRLTAENWFDVMGDRPTVELWGIGAKVSKRLAGLGIHTVSDLAAAPDAPLQTEFGPRMGLWYRELGRGGSSAIVDDTPWVARGHSRETTYQVDLATRAEIEDAARTLLDQVLEDVDADGRPVVGLGLKVRYVPFTTKTFTKRIPETRDRDTVVAKAMELVAKIAPDRPVRLLGMRAEMAMPDDARDGHTPTRSGW, encoded by the coding sequence ATGCCGGTGCGTCCCTGGGTGCTGCACGTCGACCTCGATCAGTTCATCGCGGCCGTCGAGGTGCTGCGGCATCCAGAGCTGGCGGGCCTGCCGGTGATCGTCGGCGGCCGCGGCGATCCGACTGAGCGGGCCGTCGTGTCGACCGCCTCCTACGAGGCGCGGGAATTCGGCGTCGGCTCCGGGATGCCGTTGCGCCTCGCCGCGCGCAAAGCACCGGACGCCGTCATCCTCCCCGTCGACGCGGCCGCGTACAACGCGGCGTCGGCGGAGGTCATGGAGACGCTGCGCGCGCAGCCCGGAGCGACCGTGCAGGTGCTCGGGTGGGACGAGGCGTTCGTGGGCGTCGACGCCGACGACCCGGAGGCGTACGCGCGGCAGCTGCAGCGGTCCGTTCTGGAGCGCACGCGGCTCCACTGCAGCGTCGGGATCGGCGACACCCTCGTGCGGGCTAAGATCGCCACCGGATTCGGCAAGCCGCGGGGCGTCTTCCGCCTGACGGCGGAGAACTGGTTCGACGTCATGGGCGACCGGCCGACCGTGGAGCTGTGGGGCATCGGGGCGAAGGTGTCGAAGCGACTGGCGGGACTCGGCATCCACACCGTCTCCGACCTGGCCGCGGCGCCGGATGCTCCCCTGCAGACCGAGTTCGGGCCTCGCATGGGTCTCTGGTACCGCGAGCTCGGGCGCGGCGGCTCATCCGCGATCGTCGACGACACGCCGTGGGTCGCGCGCGGACACAGCCGCGAGACGACATACCAGGTCGACCTCGCCACGCGGGCGGAGATCGAGGATGCGGCGCGCACGCTGCTCGACCAGGTGCTCGAGGACGTGGACGCCGACGGCAGGCCCGTCGTCGGCCTCGGACTCAAGGTGCGGTACGTCCCGTTCACGACGAAGACGTTCACGAAGCGCATCCCCGAGACGCGCGATCGTGACACCGTCGTCGCGAAGGCGATGGAGCTCGTCGCGAAGATCGCTCCCGACCGGCCCGTGCGCCTGCTCGGCATGCGCGCGGAGATGGCGATGCCGGATGACGCCCGCGACGGACACACACCGACCCGCAGCGGGTGGTGA
- the epsC gene encoding serine O-acetyltransferase EpsC, producing the protein MTEERIGFFARVREDVAAAKLRDPAARGGIEIAVLYPGLHAIWAHRVWHALWVRGFRFLARAGSQVTRWLTGIEIHPGASIGRRFFIDHGMGVVIGETAEVGDDVMLYHGVTLGGRTRDHGKRHPTLEDGVAVGAGAKVLGPITIGAGSVIGANAVVTRDAGPDSVLVGIPAKARSRRPGEDTRAILTAPEYHI; encoded by the coding sequence ATGACCGAGGAACGCATCGGATTCTTCGCGCGGGTGCGCGAGGACGTGGCTGCGGCCAAGCTGCGCGACCCTGCCGCGCGCGGGGGGATCGAGATCGCGGTGCTGTACCCGGGGCTGCACGCGATCTGGGCGCACCGGGTGTGGCACGCGCTGTGGGTCCGGGGCTTCCGCTTCCTCGCGCGCGCCGGCTCTCAGGTGACGCGCTGGCTCACCGGCATCGAGATCCATCCCGGCGCGTCCATCGGCCGGCGGTTCTTCATCGACCACGGCATGGGCGTCGTCATCGGCGAGACCGCCGAGGTCGGCGACGACGTCATGCTGTACCACGGCGTGACGCTCGGCGGCCGCACCCGCGACCACGGCAAGCGGCATCCCACCCTCGAGGACGGCGTCGCCGTCGGTGCGGGTGCCAAGGTCCTCGGCCCGATCACGATCGGCGCGGGCAGCGTGATCGGCGCGAACGCCGTCGTCACGCGGGATGCGGGCCCCGACTCCGTCCTCGTCGGCATCCCGGCGAAGGCGCGCAGTCGCCGCCCCGGCGAGGACACGCGGGCGATCCTGACCGCGCCCGAGTACCACATCTGA
- the cysK gene encoding cysteine synthase A, with amino-acid sequence MPGIHSDITTAFGETPLVRLNALTAGLGAEVLAKLEFYNPGSSVKDRLGYALVEAAEAAGELAPGGTIVESTSGNTGISLALIGAARGYRVILTMPASMSKERRTLLKAYGAELVLTDPHKGMTEAVETARRIVAETPGAVLARQFEHEANAAIHRRTTAEEIWRDTEGRVDWFVAGSGTGGTVTGVGQVLKQRNPDVKIGLVEPKDSPVLTEGRSGGHRIQGIGPNFVPDVLDRSVVDEIFDVEFDDAIEVARALATREGILAGMSAGAAVWAALQIAARPESAGGRIVVVVPDSGERYLSTALYAHLREPEVQTE; translated from the coding sequence GTGCCCGGCATCCATTCGGACATCACGACCGCCTTCGGTGAGACGCCGCTCGTGCGGCTCAACGCGCTGACGGCGGGTCTCGGCGCGGAGGTGCTCGCGAAGCTCGAGTTCTACAACCCCGGCTCGTCGGTGAAGGACCGCCTCGGCTACGCGCTGGTCGAGGCCGCGGAGGCCGCGGGTGAGCTGGCGCCCGGTGGCACGATCGTCGAGTCCACCAGCGGGAACACGGGCATCTCGCTGGCGCTGATCGGAGCCGCGCGGGGATACCGCGTCATCCTGACGATGCCCGCCTCCATGTCGAAGGAGCGCCGCACGCTCCTGAAGGCGTACGGGGCGGAGCTCGTGCTGACCGACCCGCACAAGGGCATGACCGAGGCGGTCGAGACCGCCCGGCGAATCGTCGCGGAGACCCCCGGCGCCGTCCTCGCCCGCCAGTTCGAGCACGAGGCGAACGCTGCGATCCACCGCAGGACCACCGCCGAGGAGATCTGGCGCGATACCGAGGGGCGGGTGGACTGGTTCGTCGCCGGCTCGGGCACCGGCGGCACCGTGACCGGCGTGGGGCAGGTGCTCAAGCAGCGCAACCCGGACGTGAAGATCGGTCTCGTCGAGCCGAAGGACTCCCCCGTCCTCACCGAGGGACGCTCCGGCGGGCACCGCATCCAGGGCATCGGACCCAACTTCGTTCCGGATGTGCTCGACCGCTCGGTCGTCGATGAGATCTTCGACGTCGAGTTCGACGACGCGATCGAGGTCGCGCGCGCGCTCGCCACCCGCGAAGGGATCCTCGCCGGCATGTCCGCCGGCGCCGCCGTGTGGGCGGCTCTCCAGATCGCCGCGCGCCCGGAATCCGCGGGCGGGCGCATCGTCGTCGTCGTGCCGGACTCCGGCGAGCGCTACCTGTCGACCGCACTGTACGCGCACCTGCGCGAGCCGGAGGTTCAGACCGAATGA
- the cysK gene encoding cysteine synthase A, with amino-acid sequence MTGIHPDITSAFGNTPLVRLNRVAEGVGGNILAKLEFYNPASSVKDRLGIAIVDAAEASGELQPGGTIVEATSGNTGIALAMVGAARGYRVVLAMPSSMSIERRLLLKAYGAELVLTDPAGGMKGAVAKANELVADIPGAVLARQFENEANPAIHRKTTAEEIIRDTDGQIDYFVAGIGTGGTITGVGQVLKERVPGAKVVAVEPADSPLLTKGTPGPHKIQGLGPNFIPEILDQGVIDEVIDVEFDDAISTARAVGTQDGILVGISSGAAIWAALQVAARPEAAGKNIVVVVPSFGERYLSTALYADLRED; translated from the coding sequence ATGACCGGCATCCACCCCGATATCACGTCCGCATTCGGCAACACGCCGCTCGTGCGCCTGAACCGCGTCGCTGAGGGCGTCGGCGGAAACATCCTGGCCAAGCTCGAGTTCTACAACCCCGCCTCCAGCGTCAAGGACCGGCTCGGCATCGCCATCGTCGACGCTGCGGAGGCGTCCGGCGAGCTGCAGCCGGGCGGAACCATCGTCGAGGCGACGAGCGGCAACACGGGCATCGCGCTGGCGATGGTCGGCGCTGCGCGCGGATACCGCGTCGTGCTCGCGATGCCGTCGTCGATGTCGATCGAGCGTCGGCTCCTGCTGAAGGCCTACGGTGCCGAGCTCGTGCTCACGGATCCGGCCGGCGGCATGAAGGGCGCGGTCGCCAAGGCGAACGAGCTGGTCGCGGACATCCCCGGCGCCGTGCTCGCGCGCCAGTTCGAGAACGAGGCCAACCCGGCCATCCACCGCAAGACCACGGCGGAGGAGATCATCCGCGACACCGACGGTCAGATCGACTACTTCGTCGCCGGCATCGGCACAGGCGGCACGATCACCGGTGTCGGGCAGGTGCTCAAGGAGCGGGTGCCCGGCGCGAAGGTCGTGGCCGTCGAGCCGGCCGACTCCCCCTTGCTGACCAAGGGCACGCCCGGACCCCACAAGATCCAGGGCCTCGGGCCGAACTTCATTCCCGAGATCCTCGACCAGGGCGTCATCGACGAGGTCATCGACGTCGAGTTCGACGACGCGATCTCGACCGCGCGCGCCGTGGGCACCCAGGACGGCATCCTCGTGGGCATCTCGTCCGGTGCGGCGATCTGGGCCGCCCTGCAGGTCGCGGCGCGTCCCGAGGCGGCCGGCAAGAACATCGTGGTGGTCGTCCCCTCGTTCGGCGAGCGGTATCTGTCGACGGCGCTCTACGCGGATCTGCGCGAAGATTGA
- the prmC gene encoding peptide chain release factor N(5)-glutamine methyltransferase: MASPDASSVLSDVLRRAVAALAEAGIADPSVDGELLAAHVLGLSRGGVQAAAIRGDAVSTEDAAALAALVARRAAREPLQHLTGRAPFRHLELEVGPGVFVPRPETELLAQLAIDALRADASAAPVAVDLGTGSGAIAIAMATEVPHARVHAIERSPEAFAWAARNAARLAPDNLEVALGDLADAAVSLHELAGTVSVVVSNPPYVPDDAIPRDPEVRLFDPPQALYGGPDGLDVVRVLSGVGLALARPGGLIAIEHGEWQGEDVRAVLTRAGWRAAATHPDLTTRDRVTTALRP; encoded by the coding sequence ATGGCCTCTCCCGACGCATCCTCCGTACTCTCAGACGTCCTGCGGCGCGCGGTCGCCGCCCTCGCCGAAGCAGGCATCGCCGATCCCTCCGTCGACGGCGAGCTGCTCGCAGCGCACGTCCTGGGGCTCAGCCGCGGCGGGGTGCAGGCCGCGGCCATCCGCGGCGACGCGGTGTCGACGGAGGATGCGGCGGCCCTCGCCGCGCTCGTCGCCCGACGCGCCGCGCGCGAGCCGCTGCAGCACCTCACCGGTCGTGCGCCCTTCCGCCATCTCGAGCTCGAGGTCGGGCCCGGAGTCTTCGTGCCGCGCCCCGAGACCGAGCTCCTGGCACAGCTCGCGATCGATGCGCTGCGGGCCGACGCATCCGCGGCTCCGGTCGCGGTCGATCTCGGCACCGGCAGCGGCGCCATCGCCATCGCGATGGCCACCGAGGTCCCGCACGCCCGCGTGCATGCGATCGAGCGGTCGCCGGAGGCCTTCGCGTGGGCCGCGCGCAACGCCGCCCGCCTCGCGCCCGACAATCTGGAGGTCGCTCTGGGCGACCTCGCCGACGCCGCCGTGTCGCTCCACGAGCTCGCGGGGACGGTCTCCGTGGTCGTATCCAACCCGCCGTACGTCCCCGACGACGCGATCCCGCGCGATCCGGAGGTGCGGCTGTTCGATCCGCCGCAGGCGCTCTACGGCGGACCGGACGGCCTCGACGTCGTGCGCGTCCTCAGCGGAGTGGGACTCGCGCTCGCGCGCCCGGGAGGACTCATCGCCATCGAGCACGGCGAGTGGCAGGGGGAGGACGTGCGCGCCGTGCTCACGCGAGCCGGATGGCGGGCCGCTGCCACGCATCCCGATCTGACGACGCGCGACCGGGTGACGACCGCTCTGCGCCCCTGA
- a CDS encoding L-threonylcarbamoyladenylate synthase, with product MTSLLFECRDEAQLLAGMRQARQAIGRGDLIVLPTDTVYGIAADAFSPSAVARLLDAKGRGRQSPPPVLVAGRATLAALVSEVPEPVERLVDAFWPGGLTIVLPAQPSLAWDLGDTHGTVAVRMPAHRIALELLEETGPLAVSSANKTGIAAALTAEGARTMLGDLVDVYLEDGMVENGIASTIVDATTLVGGQTPIVRVLRDGAIDRARLREVLGDLLEPDPADESDTAAGAESDTAAGAEAGEVSEPAVAAPADAPPADGSA from the coding sequence ATGACCTCCCTCCTCTTCGAATGCCGTGACGAGGCGCAGCTGCTGGCCGGGATGCGCCAGGCGCGTCAGGCCATCGGACGCGGCGACCTCATCGTCCTGCCGACCGACACCGTCTACGGCATCGCCGCCGACGCGTTCTCCCCGTCCGCCGTCGCGCGCCTGCTCGATGCGAAGGGCCGCGGCCGTCAGTCACCCCCGCCCGTCCTGGTCGCCGGACGCGCGACCCTCGCGGCCCTGGTCTCGGAGGTCCCCGAGCCCGTCGAGCGCCTCGTCGACGCCTTCTGGCCCGGTGGACTGACCATCGTGCTGCCCGCGCAGCCTTCGCTGGCGTGGGATCTGGGCGATACGCACGGCACGGTCGCCGTCCGCATGCCCGCCCACCGCATCGCCCTCGAACTGCTCGAGGAGACCGGACCGCTCGCGGTCTCCAGCGCCAACAAGACGGGCATCGCCGCGGCCCTCACCGCGGAGGGCGCGCGCACCATGCTGGGCGACCTCGTCGACGTCTATCTCGAGGACGGCATGGTCGAGAACGGCATCGCCTCGACGATCGTGGATGCCACGACCCTCGTCGGCGGCCAGACGCCCATCGTGCGGGTCCTGCGCGACGGGGCGATCGATCGCGCACGCCTGCGCGAGGTGCTCGGCGACCTGCTCGAGCCGGACCCTGCCGATGAGTCCGACACGGCAGCCGGCGCGGAGTCCGACACGGCAGCCGGCGCCGAGGCCGGCGAGGTGTCGGAGCCGGCCGTGGCCGCGCCGGCGGACGCGCCGCCGGCGGACGGCTCCGCGTGA
- a CDS encoding MraY family glycosyltransferase, giving the protein MKQYLFAVILTAALTLCLSWAVWRLSLRYKLYPGIRERDVHKTPTPRLGGIAMFLGVVAAFVVSAHNPFFSIIWTDPNQIYAILGATGIIVIVGVADDLWDLDWFIKLGAQFLAAGIIAWFGQLQIYTIPMSGGITYLPSGLSVLLTVFAIVVVMNAVNFIDGLDGLVAGVCLIANAIFFAYSYLFVRDAGASSYFNLASFIAAVLVGACAGFLPLNWSPAKLFMGDAGALMLGLLMATSAIAITGTWDPSMLDPNVFGRSQLLGAFMPILLPIAVAILPLIDFGSAVIRRLRAGKSPFSPDRKHLHHRMLDMGHSDRDAVLIFYAWTAIAGLSLLLMYIATRQDWWGQYWIGVAYGVVGIAACLVVTFTPARRRAGQPDAEPRRPEESPV; this is encoded by the coding sequence GTGAAGCAGTACCTCTTCGCGGTCATCCTCACCGCAGCTCTCACGCTGTGCCTCTCCTGGGCGGTGTGGCGACTGAGTCTGAGGTACAAGCTCTACCCGGGCATCCGCGAGCGCGATGTCCACAAGACGCCGACGCCCCGGCTCGGCGGCATCGCCATGTTCCTGGGCGTCGTCGCCGCATTCGTCGTGTCCGCGCACAACCCGTTCTTCTCGATCATCTGGACCGATCCGAACCAGATCTACGCGATCCTCGGCGCCACCGGCATCATCGTGATCGTCGGCGTCGCGGACGACCTCTGGGATCTCGACTGGTTCATCAAGCTCGGCGCCCAGTTCCTCGCCGCCGGCATCATCGCCTGGTTCGGGCAGCTGCAGATCTACACGATCCCGATGTCGGGCGGCATCACGTATCTGCCGAGCGGCCTCAGCGTCCTGCTGACCGTGTTCGCGATCGTCGTCGTCATGAACGCCGTCAACTTCATCGACGGCCTCGACGGCCTCGTCGCGGGCGTCTGCCTCATCGCGAACGCGATCTTCTTCGCCTACTCCTACCTGTTCGTGCGGGATGCCGGCGCGAGCAGCTACTTCAATCTCGCATCCTTCATCGCGGCCGTGCTCGTCGGCGCCTGCGCCGGCTTCCTGCCGCTGAACTGGAGTCCGGCCAAGCTGTTCATGGGGGATGCCGGCGCCCTCATGCTGGGCCTGCTGATGGCCACCTCCGCCATCGCGATCACCGGCACGTGGGATCCGTCGATGCTCGATCCCAACGTCTTCGGGCGCTCGCAGCTGCTCGGCGCGTTCATGCCGATCCTGCTGCCCATCGCCGTCGCGATCCTGCCGCTCATCGACTTCGGCTCAGCGGTCATCCGCCGGCTGCGTGCGGGCAAGTCGCCCTTCTCGCCCGATCGCAAGCATCTGCACCACCGCATGCTCGACATGGGCCACTCGGATCGCGACGCGGTCCTCATCTTCTACGCCTGGACGGCGATCGCCGGCCTCTCCCTGCTGCTGATGTACATCGCGACGCGGCAGGACTGGTGGGGCCAGTACTGGATCGGCGTCGCCTACGGCGTCGTCGGCATCGCGGCCTGCCTCGTCGTCACCTTCACCCCCGCCCGCCGGCGGGCCGGCCAGCCGGATGCCGAGCCCCGCCGCCCAGAGGAGAGCCCCGTATGA
- the atpB gene encoding F0F1 ATP synthase subunit A has protein sequence MIAAASSDDGGFHGPSIDDFFPPALLFPGTPFELNRVMLIRVLVVVLLILICWLATRRMKIVPGRGQAAFEAVFMFARKNITYDTLGEERGRKYEPIIMTMFFLVLSMNLTGTIPGLQVATTALIGLPIVLAIISWATFIYAGMREKGFRFWKDSVVPSGVPGWLLVFIVPLEFLSTFIVRPVTLTLRLTMNMIAGHMLLVLCFTATQFFFFTVLANGNLLGLLGLGSFAFGVAFTVLELFIAALQAYVFAVLTAIYIQLAVAEEH, from the coding sequence ATGATCGCCGCCGCGTCGAGCGATGACGGCGGGTTCCACGGCCCGTCCATCGACGACTTCTTCCCGCCGGCACTTCTCTTCCCGGGAACGCCGTTCGAGCTGAACCGCGTGATGCTCATCCGCGTCCTGGTCGTCGTGCTCCTGATCCTCATCTGCTGGCTCGCCACGCGTCGTATGAAGATCGTCCCGGGCCGCGGTCAGGCGGCGTTCGAAGCCGTCTTCATGTTCGCCCGGAAGAACATCACCTACGACACGCTCGGTGAAGAGCGCGGCCGCAAGTACGAGCCGATCATCATGACGATGTTCTTCCTCGTGCTCTCGATGAACCTGACGGGCACCATCCCCGGCCTCCAGGTCGCGACGACGGCGCTGATCGGTCTGCCCATCGTGCTCGCCATCATCTCGTGGGCCACGTTCATCTATGCGGGCATGCGCGAGAAGGGCTTCCGGTTCTGGAAGGACTCGGTCGTCCCGTCGGGCGTGCCGGGCTGGCTGCTCGTCTTCATCGTCCCGCTCGAGTTCCTGTCGACCTTCATCGTGCGGCCCGTCACCCTGACGCTGCGACTGACGATGAACATGATCGCGGGCCACATGCTCCTGGTGCTCTGCTTCACGGCCACGCAGTTCTTCTTCTTCACGGTTCTCGCGAACGGCAACCTGCTCGGCCTCCTCGGTCTCGGCTCATTCGCCTTCGGCGTCGCGTTCACGGTCCTGGAGCTGTTCATCGCGGCTCTGCAGGCGTACGTCTTCGCGGTCCTCACGGCCATCTACATCCAACTCGCGGTCGCCGAAGAGCACTGA
- the atpE gene encoding F0F1 ATP synthase subunit C: MNIVGQLAPLAFGLAVIGSGIGVGYVIGKTIESVARQPELQGRLQSLMFIGIALTEALCFIAIAVAFIPFPKP; this comes from the coding sequence GTGAACATCGTCGGACAACTCGCTCCGCTCGCCTTCGGTCTCGCCGTCATCGGCTCCGGTATCGGCGTCGGCTACGTCATCGGCAAGACGATCGAGTCGGTCGCACGTCAGCCCGAACTCCAGGGCCGTCTCCAGAGCCTCATGTTCATCGGTATCGCTCTGACCGAGGCCCTCTGCTTCATCGCCATCGCCGTCGCATTCATCCCGTTCCCCAAGCCGTAA
- a CDS encoding F0F1 ATP synthase subunit B: protein MLEAFVTAAADAQVSPVLPALPDLVWGTLAFIIVLVFFIWKILPTMNKLLDERADAIQGGIERADEAQAQATAALEEYTAKLADARGEAAAIRDQARADGAKIIADAKEHAQAEAARVTANAQAQLAAERQTAFVQLRGEVGTLALDLAGGVIGETLADDKRAQSVVDRFLAELEASETAGKA, encoded by the coding sequence ATGCTCGAGGCATTCGTCACCGCAGCGGCGGACGCGCAGGTCAGCCCCGTCCTCCCCGCGCTCCCCGACCTGGTCTGGGGCACGCTCGCGTTCATCATCGTGCTCGTGTTCTTCATCTGGAAGATCCTGCCGACCATGAACAAGCTGCTCGACGAGCGCGCCGACGCCATCCAGGGTGGCATCGAACGCGCCGACGAGGCACAGGCCCAGGCCACCGCCGCGCTTGAGGAGTACACGGCGAAGCTCGCCGACGCCCGCGGCGAAGCCGCAGCGATCCGCGACCAGGCGCGTGCCGACGGCGCGAAGATCATCGCGGACGCCAAGGAGCACGCTCAGGCCGAGGCCGCCCGTGTCACGGCCAACGCGCAGGCGCAGCTCGCCGCCGAGCGTCAGACGGCGTTCGTCCAGCTGCGCGGCGAGGTCGGCACGCTGGCGCTCGACCTGGCAGGCGGTGTCATCGGCGAGACCCTCGCCGACGACAAGCGCGCGCAGTCCGTCGTCGACCGCTTCCTCGCGGAGCTCGAGGCGTCCGAAACGGCTGGCAAGGCCTGA
- a CDS encoding F0F1 ATP synthase subunit delta, producing MGSATTQAVAATTAALNAASSVDLSVAGELFAAARILSASPQLRGALADSSAAAQLRTAVVRDVFGTALSAPAIGLLDAAVSQAWSSEDDLVDGLEELAVRAATQADPAADVDGELFEFSRIVAANPELELGLGSRVGASEKKGELVESLLRGRASEATTLIAASLIREPRERRVRELLAWAMRLAAAQHGRTVATVYSAAPLSAAQSERLSNALAAKYDTQVSLNSVIDPTVVGGLRVQVADDVIDATVSARLADLRRRLAG from the coding sequence ATGGGCAGCGCGACCACTCAGGCCGTGGCGGCGACGACCGCGGCGCTGAACGCCGCCTCGTCCGTCGACCTCAGTGTCGCCGGCGAGCTCTTCGCCGCGGCGCGGATCCTGAGCGCGTCGCCGCAGCTGCGCGGGGCGCTCGCCGACTCGTCCGCTGCTGCGCAGCTGCGCACCGCCGTCGTGCGCGATGTGTTCGGCACGGCGCTGTCGGCGCCGGCCATCGGCCTTCTCGACGCCGCCGTCTCCCAGGCCTGGTCGTCGGAGGACGACCTGGTCGACGGTCTCGAGGAGCTGGCCGTTCGCGCGGCCACCCAGGCGGACCCGGCGGCGGATGTCGACGGCGAGCTGTTCGAGTTCTCGCGCATCGTCGCGGCGAACCCGGAGCTGGAGCTCGGGCTCGGGAGCCGCGTGGGCGCGTCGGAGAAGAAGGGCGAGCTCGTCGAGTCGCTCCTGCGGGGACGCGCGAGCGAGGCGACCACGCTCATCGCAGCCTCCCTCATCCGCGAGCCCCGCGAGCGCCGCGTGCGCGAGCTGCTCGCCTGGGCGATGCGTCTCGCGGCCGCCCAGCACGGCCGCACGGTCGCGACGGTCTACTCCGCCGCGCCGCTGAGCGCGGCGCAGTCCGAGCGGCTGTCGAACGCACTGGCCGCGAAGTACGACACCCAGGTGTCGCTCAACTCCGTGATCGATCCGACAGTGGTCGGCGGACTGCGCGTGCAGGTCGCCGACGACGTCATCGACGCGACCGTGTCGGCGCGACTCGCCGACCTCCGTCGGCGCCTCGCCGGCTGA